One part of the Vitis riparia cultivar Riparia Gloire de Montpellier isolate 1030 chromosome 8, EGFV_Vit.rip_1.0, whole genome shotgun sequence genome encodes these proteins:
- the LOC117921079 gene encoding uncharacterized protein LOC117921079: MEYKHFNHEHNLAIFELQAGNGIHCSGCRTLCSDSAYACWKCDFFLHLECGNANRAMEHPSHELHHLTLVPYPTYSAGSFVCNACGAPGSSFSYCCSLCEFDLHIRCALLPAIISHWAHPHELSLTYGLGPQAKVSSPPNACDTCHKLVDNKLWTYSCGPCKFQLHTSCATPEMVPISYQADGVSGNAAAEAGPGFYKEENGSGSSQNGSKPAEVEDPVLATQLELMRLQQELELSNQLAKMMASYNLSSLV, encoded by the coding sequence atggAGTATAAGCATTTCAACCATGAGCACAACTTGGCAATTTTTGAATTGCAGGCGGGAAATGGAATCCACTGCTCAGGCTGCCGGACACTCTGCTCGGACTCTGCATACGCCTGCTGGAAGTGCGACTTCTTCCTCCATCTGGAATGTGGGAATGCGAACCGGGCGATGGAGCACCCATCGCATGAACTGCACCATCTCACCCTTGTGCCATACCCCACTTACTCTGCTGGCTCCTTCGTCTGCAATGCCTGTGGCGCCCCGGGAAGTTCCTTTTCCTATTGTTGCTCGCTCTGTGAGTTTGATCTCCACATCCGATGTGCTCTCTTGCCGGCAATTATCAGCCACTGGGCTCATCCCCATGAACTCAGCCTCACTTATGGCCTCGGCCCACAGGCCAAGGTGTCATCGCCGCCCAATGCTTGTGATACTTGTCACAAACTAGTGGACAACAAGTTATGGACTTATAGCTGTGGTCCATGCAAATTTCAGCTACACACTTCTTGTGCCACACCAGAGATGGTGCCGATTTCATATCAGGCTGATGGTGTCTCAGGGAATGCAGCAGCAGAGGCGGGACCCGGCTTTTACAAGGAAGAGAATGGTAGTGGAAGTAGTCAGAATGGATCAAAGCCAGCAGAAGTGGAAGACCCAGTTCTTGCAACTCAACTTGAATTGATGAGACTTCAGCAGGAGTTGGAACTCAGCAACCAGCTTGCAAAGATGATGGCTTCATATAATCTGAGTTCTCTTGTTTAA
- the LOC117919848 gene encoding uncharacterized protein LOC117919848 isoform X1, with the protein MRIRRRQVPFLLPPPPPAPPSDLPPNPSPPVQHHNHHMASHPHENLSPQQLQTDHFRPPPPDQANQRVSPMGAGADGWDWPEMEKKECLELGGDEEVEDEGLRDGEKSNDTRKGSIFGAETGSGVVPFSSSSDQVGRWCEGEKAFPLKKRRGSFERGGGVVPMNQETIMEKEKKMKTKMKTKMNKKCVQENDDEEHGSERETKQGFDSSTTTTTAAASSAKKRSRGGALMEGSRCSRVNGRGWRCCQQTLVGYSLCEHHLGKGRLRSMSSVRSRAIARNQTQELFNPLSQLPQKNQEQEHPLQEDRADVADDEKPFTGGAKKRVKIGMVKARSLSSLLGQPSSAVAVAADDNK; encoded by the exons ATGAGGATCAGGCGACGCCAGGTACCGTTTCTTCTCCCTCCTCCCCCGCCGGCACCGCCTTCAGATCTCCCTCCCAACCCCTCTCCGCCGGTGCAACACCACAACCACCACATGGCCTCTCACCCACATGAAAATCTGTCTCCACAGCAACTCCAGACCGACCACTTCCGCCCACCGCCGCCGGATCAAGCGAATCAACGTGTCTCGCCTATGGGAGCCGGAGCCGACGGGTGGGATTGGCCGGAAATGGAGAAGAAAGAGTGTTTG GAGTTGGGAGGGGATGAAGAGGTTGAAGATGAGGGTTTGAGAGATGGAGAGAAGAGTAATGATACCAG GAAGGGAAGCATCTTTGGTGCAGAAACTGGTTCTGGGGTTGTGCCATTTTCAAGTTCTTCTGATCAAG TTGGAAGGTGGTGTGAGGGAGAGAAAGCGTTTCCATTGAAGAAGAGAAGAGGGAGCTTTGAAAGGGGAGGAGGAGTAGTGCCGATGAACCAAGAAACGATAatggagaaagagaagaagatgaagaccaAGATGAAGACCAAGATGAACAAGAAGTGTGTTCAGGAAAACGATGATGAGGAGCATGGATCAGAAAGAGAAACCAAACAAGGATTTGATAGCTCCACCACCACCACGACCGCCGCCGCCTCCAGTGCAAAGAAGAGGTCTAGAGGTGGTGCACTCATGGAGGGATCCAGGTGCAGTCGTGTTAATGGCCGAGGATGGAGATGCTGCCAACAAACCCTTGTGGGCTACTCTCTGTGCGAGCATCACCTGGGCAAGGGAAGGCTGAGAAGCATGAGCAGTGTCCGAAGCCGCGCCATCGCCAGGAATCAGACCCAGGAATTATTCAACCCTTTATCACAATTACCCCAGAAAAACCAGGAGCAGGAGCATCCTCTACAGGAAGATAGAGCAGACGTAGCTGATGATGAGAAGCCATTCACGGGTGGTGCAAAGAAGAGGGTGAAGATCGGGATGGTGAAAGCTCGATCCTTGAGCAGCTTGCTAGGTCAACCAAGCAGTGCGGTTGCAGTTGCTGCTGATGATAACAAGTAA
- the LOC117920689 gene encoding peroxidase A2-like produces the protein MASSPSHFFVLIATIFISSLFHPSTAQLNSSFYSCTCPNAYTIVRSIVHQAMASDTRIGASLVRLHFHDCFVNGCDASILLDDSPSIQSEKHAAPNFKSARGFEVVDRIKAALECSCRGVVSCADILALASEASVSLSGGPSWTVLLGRRDSTTANQAGANTSIPSPSEGLANISNKFSAVGLEITDLVALSGAHTFGKAQCRTFSERLYNFKGTGGPDPTLNATYLAILRQICPEDGNGGFGLANLDPTNTPDGHDFDNNYFSNLQSLRGLLQSDQELFSTPNAKIIAIVNSFSGNQSAFFQSFAQSMVKMGNISPLTGKDGEIRLNCRKVNAG, from the exons ATGGCCTCTTCTCCATCTCATTTCTTCGTACTAATtgccaccattttcatatctTCACTGTTTCATCCCTCAACTGCTCAACTAAACTCGTCCTTTTACTCTTGCACATGCCCCAATGCATACACCATTGTCCGCAGCATTGTTCACCAGGCCATGGCGTCTGATACCCGGATCGGAGCTAGCCTAGTTCGTTTACACTTCCATGATTGCTTCGTCAAc GGATGTGATGCTTCAATTTTGCTGGACGACAGCCCGAGCATACAGAGCGAGAAACATGCTGCTCCTAATTTTAAGTCCGCTCGGGGATTCGAGGTTGTTGACCGCATCAAGGCCGCTCTTGAATGTTCGTGCCGCGGAGTTGTCTCCTGCGCTGACATTCTTGCTCTGGCATCCGAGGCATCAGTCTCTTTG TCAGGGGGTCCTTCATGGACTGTTCTACTGGGCAGAAGGGACAGCACAACGGCCAACCAAGCCGGAGCCAACACTTCAATTCCTTCTCCCTCTGAAGGCTTGGCCAACATTTCCAACAAGTTTTCTGCAGTTGGCCTCGAGATTACCGATCTAGTTGCCTTATCCG GCGCTCACACCTTTGGAAAAGCTCAATGTCGCACATTCAGCGAGAGACTATACAATTTCAAGGGCACCGGCGGTCCAGATCCGACGCTCAACGCAACATACTTGGCTATTCTTCGACAGATATGTCCAGAGGATGGGAATGGGGGCTTTGGTCTAGCCAACCTTGATCCCACAAATACACCTGACGGTCATGACTTTGATAATAACTACTTTTCCAATCTTCAAAGCCTCCGAGGCCTTCTCCAATCCGATCAAGAGTTATTTTCAACACCCAATGCTAAAATAATCGCAATTGTGAACAGCTTTAGTGGTAATCAGAGCGCCTTCTTTCAGAGCTTTGCTCAGTCCATGGTAAAGATGGGAAACATTAGCCCGTTAACTGGGAAGGATGGGGAGATTAGGTTGAATTGTAGAAAGGTTAATGCAGGCTGA
- the LOC117919734 gene encoding homeobox-leucine zipper protein HOX11-like: MELALSLGDASKPFTFLDKTQKMVNKDAGFCMGLGTGIIGKGQGHGGEEDERKVSSDPPVQLDLLPFSPVPRHHPSSQLRFPWLADNLMSEPGSSDGSGRALDVNRFPVAVAAAEDADDGGALSSPNSTVSSFQMDFSIYRSGNGGRSKRDLEATVNEVETSRASDDDENGSTRKKLRLSKEQSAFLEESFKEHNTLNPKQKLALAKQLNLRPRQVEVWFQNRRARTKLKQTEVDCEYLKRCCETLTEENRRLQKELQELRALKTSQPFYMQLPATTLTMCPSCERVATTSTSSSAAAAAAAPTSTSATLARTRLFPFSQAHVHQAPAHQAAS; encoded by the exons ATGGAGCTAGCTCTGAGCTTAGGTGATGCCTCCAAGCCCTTTACATTTCTTGACAAGACCCAGAAGATGGTCAACAAAGATGCAGGGTTCTGCATGGGTTTAGGGACTGGAATTATTGGGAAGGGACAGGGCCATGGAGGTGAAGAAGATGAGAGGAAGGTTTCATCAGATCCGCCCGTTCAGCTTGATCTTCTACCGTTTTCCCCTGTTCCTCGCCACCATCCTTCTTCGCAGCTTCGCTTCCCGTGGCTCGCTGATAACC TGATGTCTGAACCCGGTTCATCAGATGGATCCGGGAGAGCGCTGGACGTGAACCGGTTTCCGGTGGCTGTCGCGGCGGCCGAGGATGCGGACGACGGAGGAGCGCTGTCGTCTCCGAACAGCACAGTCTCATCTTTTCAGATGGATTTTTCGATATACAGAAGCGGAAATGGAGGAAGGAGCAAGAGAGATTTGGAGGCAACCGTGAATGAAGTTGAGACATCGAGAGCGAGCGACGATGATGAGAACGGTTCAACTCGGAAGAAACTCAGACTCTCTAAAGAACAATCTGCCTTCCTTGAAGAAAGCTTCAAAGAACACAACACCCTCAATCCT AAGCAAAAGCTGGCTCTAGCCAAACAACTAAATCTCCGGCCACGCCAAGTAGAAGTGTGGTTCCAGAACAGAAGAGCAAG GACAAAGCTGAAGCAGACGGAGGTGGATTGTGAGTATTTAAAGAGATGCTGTGAGACACTGACAGAAGAGAACAGAAGGTTACAGAAGGAGTTGCAAGAATTAAGAGCTTTGAAAACTTCTCAACCCTTCTACATGCAGCTTCCTGCCACCACTCTCACCATGTGCCCTTCCTGCGAGCGCGTGGCCACCACCTCCACCTCTTCctccgccgccgccgccgccgctgCCCCCACCTCCACCTCCGCCACCCTTGCCAGAACCAGACTGTTCCCCTTTTCACAAGCCCATGTGCACCAGGCTCCAGCCCACCAGGCTGCTTCATGA
- the LOC117919848 gene encoding uncharacterized protein LOC117919848 isoform X2 gives MRIRRRQELGGDEEVEDEGLRDGEKSNDTRKGSIFGAETGSGVVPFSSSSDQVGRWCEGEKAFPLKKRRGSFERGGGVVPMNQETIMEKEKKMKTKMKTKMNKKCVQENDDEEHGSERETKQGFDSSTTTTTAAASSAKKRSRGGALMEGSRCSRVNGRGWRCCQQTLVGYSLCEHHLGKGRLRSMSSVRSRAIARNQTQELFNPLSQLPQKNQEQEHPLQEDRADVADDEKPFTGGAKKRVKIGMVKARSLSSLLGQPSSAVAVAADDNK, from the exons ATGAGGATCAGGCGACGCCAG GAGTTGGGAGGGGATGAAGAGGTTGAAGATGAGGGTTTGAGAGATGGAGAGAAGAGTAATGATACCAG GAAGGGAAGCATCTTTGGTGCAGAAACTGGTTCTGGGGTTGTGCCATTTTCAAGTTCTTCTGATCAAG TTGGAAGGTGGTGTGAGGGAGAGAAAGCGTTTCCATTGAAGAAGAGAAGAGGGAGCTTTGAAAGGGGAGGAGGAGTAGTGCCGATGAACCAAGAAACGATAatggagaaagagaagaagatgaagaccaAGATGAAGACCAAGATGAACAAGAAGTGTGTTCAGGAAAACGATGATGAGGAGCATGGATCAGAAAGAGAAACCAAACAAGGATTTGATAGCTCCACCACCACCACGACCGCCGCCGCCTCCAGTGCAAAGAAGAGGTCTAGAGGTGGTGCACTCATGGAGGGATCCAGGTGCAGTCGTGTTAATGGCCGAGGATGGAGATGCTGCCAACAAACCCTTGTGGGCTACTCTCTGTGCGAGCATCACCTGGGCAAGGGAAGGCTGAGAAGCATGAGCAGTGTCCGAAGCCGCGCCATCGCCAGGAATCAGACCCAGGAATTATTCAACCCTTTATCACAATTACCCCAGAAAAACCAGGAGCAGGAGCATCCTCTACAGGAAGATAGAGCAGACGTAGCTGATGATGAGAAGCCATTCACGGGTGGTGCAAAGAAGAGGGTGAAGATCGGGATGGTGAAAGCTCGATCCTTGAGCAGCTTGCTAGGTCAACCAAGCAGTGCGGTTGCAGTTGCTGCTGATGATAACAAGTAA
- the LOC117921008 gene encoding uncharacterized protein LOC117921008 yields MGKLSNEAEKPNFSHFSHDHPLELTAFCEADHSMCSGCKIEIVPGRNYYTCRACNYSLHHACYNMPRSLQHPADPNHDLDLLLLPSFQCKACGFHGSGFSYSCSICHVHYHTLCTQLPPTKVNSMHPHTLELEFSPPYGNPKVFRCDICGSPGSDHWLYRCSGCEFDVHLSCAGTAAPKQPPQPQNQSPSVSASQAPIPSAYNNVKAIAPQTNQCATYGNQNQIMQPNGSYMNQHQVQNPMNNSYMMSSATSGTPIGPSGTYANPSNVMQPGGAYVNQTGNYGFNQGGYVQPGGMGMGMGMVPLRNQGMGYPTQPGLGVGGAQGALGAGMAGLVVAGVVTGMGEAVGQGIVHGVAGGFGNDGPGY; encoded by the coding sequence ATGGGGAAGCTCAGCAACGAGGCCGAAAAGCCTAATTTCAGCCATTTCAGCCATGACCACCCACTGGAACTCACTGCCTTTTGTGAAGCAGACCACTCAATGTGTTCAGGGTGCAAGATTGAGATAGTCCCTGGAAGGAACTACTATACTTGCAGAGCCTGTAACTACTCTCTCCACCATGCCTGCTACAACATGCCAAGATCACTCCAACACCCTGCTGACCCTAACCATGACTTGGACCTCCTCCTCTTGCCTTCCTTCCAATGTAAAGCTTGTGGCTTCCATGGCTCGGGCTTCTCCTACAGTTGCAGCATCTGCCATGTTCACTATCATACCTTATGTACACAACTCCCACCTACAAAAGTGAATAGTATGCATCCTCACACACTAGAACTCGAGTTCTCCCCGCCATATGGCAACCCCAAAGTCTTTCGCTGTGACATATGTGGAAGCCCTGGTTCTGATCATTGGCTTTATCGTTGCAGCGGGTGTGAGTTTGACGTGCACCTCAGTTGTGCAGGCACCGCTGCTCCAAAGCAACCGCCTCAGCCCCAGAACCAGAGTCCCTCAGTCTCAGCCTCCCAAGCTCCAATACCATCAGCATACAACAATGTTAAGGCCATTGCCCCACAAACTAACCAGTGTGCCACTTATGGAAATCAAAATCAGATTATGCAGCCGAATGGAAGTTATATGAACCAGCACCAAGTTCAGAATCCAATGAACAACAGTTACATGATGAGTTCTGCAACCAGCGGCACACCAATCGGCCCAAGTGGAACATATGCTAATCCTAGTAATGTCATGCAGCCTGGTGGGGCATATGTTAACCAAACTGGAAACTATGGATTTAACCAAGGAGGATATGTTCAGCCAGGaggaatgggaatgggaatgggaatggtCCCACTACGTAACCAAGGTATGGGGTATCCTACTCAGCCAGGTCTTGGGGTCGGTGGTGCTCAAGGTGCTCTTGGGGCTGGAATGGCTGGGCTTGTAGTAGCTGGAGTTGTTACAGGAATGGGGGAGGCGGTAGGACAAGGGATTGTCCATGGTGTTGCGGGGGGATTTGGCAACGATGGGCCAGGTTATTAA
- the LOC117920909 gene encoding E3 ubiquitin-protein ligase RFWD3 — MMGDETSDHTMNLDLNLGPGPEPGSGSNEPVSLNDWVQEPVHRIRESLRLRTRQRWRWRQVQIPLEARNISMELMANTGNGSRPQEGEGSVAAEERDNEVPKMCENKTTHVEDEGLGGKDDIEKGSSGEGSFFDCNICLDLARDPVVTCCGHLFCWPCLYRWLHVHSDAKECPVCKGEVTVKNVTPIYGRGNNIREPEEDSSLKVPLRPHARRIESFRQTIQRNVGFPVEEMIRRLGSRIDLTRDLVQNQDQDGARDTLERSNSLINRLLTSRGIRREQNVTVPTDDVVDLTQSGTNNSEAVESRRIPSLFPRRSQAHRSSTLSSFSSAFEAYLRSQPIGRQEQPPPVDDRDSFSSIAAVIHSESQTVDTAVEIDSMVSLSTSSSRRRNDASRVSDVDSGDSRAPRRRRLN; from the coding sequence ATGATGGGTGATGAAACATCGGACCACACAATGAATCTTGATTTGAATCTAGGTCCGGGTCCTGAGCCCGGATCCGGATCGAATGAGCCGGTGAGCCTGAATGATTGGGTTCAAGAACCTGTTCATAGAATTAGGGAATCGTTGAGGCTTAGGACGCGGCAGCGTTGGAGGTGGCGACAGGTTCAGATTCCTCTTGAAGCTAGAAACATTTCTATGGAATTGATGGCCAATACCGGCAATGGGAGCAGACCACAGGAGGGTGAGGGAAGTGTTGCGGCTGAGGAAAGAGACAATGAAGTGCCCAAAATGTGTGAAAATAAGACTACACATGTGGAGGATGAGGGGTTGGGTGGAAAGGATGATATTGAAAAGGGTAGCAGTGGTGAAGGGAGTTTTTTCGATTGTAATATTTGTTTGGACTTGGCTAGGGACCCTGTCGTGACTTGTTGCGGTCATTTGTTTTGTTGGCCATGCCTTTACCGATGGTTACATGTGCATTCGGATGCTAAGGAATGTCCAGTATGTAAGGGAGAGGTGACTGTTAAGAATGTGACCCCAATTTATGGCCGTGGGAACAATATCCGTGAGCCTGAGGAGGATTCGAGTCTCAAGGTTCCTCTTAGGCCACATGCAAGGAGGATTGAGAGCTTTAGGCAAACGATTCAAAGGAATGTTGGATTTCCAGTTGAAGAAATGATTCGGCGTCTTGGAAGCAGAATTGATTTAACCCGGGATTTAGTTCAGAATCAGGATCAGGATGGGGCCCGTGATACACTTGAGAGAAGTAATTCTTTGATTAATCGGCTCCTCACTTCTCGGGGAATTCGCAGGGAGCAGAATGTAACTGTGCCCACTGATGATGTGGTGGATTTAACACAGAGCGGCACAAATAACTCTGAGGCTGTGGAAAGCCGCAGGATTCCATCATTGTTTCCGCGAAGATCACAAGCTCATAGATCTAGTACTCTTTCTTCATTTTCGTCTGCATTTGAGGCATACCTCCGTAGCCAACCTATAGGAAGGCAAGAGCAGCCTCCACCAGTTGATGATAGAGATTCTTTCTCAAGCATTGCTGCTGTTATACACTCAGAGAGTCAAACAGTGGATACTGCTGTTGAAATAGACTCTATGGTGTCTCTTTCTACTTCATCTTCCAGAAGACGAAATGATGCTTCAAGAGTTTCAGATGTGGACAGCGGAGATTCACGTGCACCTAGAAGGAGAAGATTGAACTAG
- the LOC117921168 gene encoding diacylglycerol kinase theta-like: protein MRMNFDPIIHHFSHEHPLKRMNLQDQTTKTVTCSGCEFEASGWVYGCNTCNYFLHKPCSKMPEILNHPFDPDHTLLLFPNPVYPGGAFICDACREIGTGFSYHCTECQIDLHNLCAFLPTSVNHSSHHHTLDLWSGSPYKNEEFLCDICQDPGSKQWLYRCNSCQFDAHMSCALVDIQFQHTSKVQKRERQQLGKP from the coding sequence ATGAGGATGAACTTCGATCCCATCATTCACCATTTCAGCCATGAACATCCTTTGAAACGGATGAATTTGCAGGACCAAACTACCAAAACAGTGACTTGTTCAGGGTGTGAATTTGAAGCCTCAGGGTGGGTCTATGGTTGCAATACCTGCAACTACTTCCTTCACAAGCCTTGCTCCAAGATGCCCGAGATACTGAACCATCCCTTTGATCCAGACCACACCCTTCTTCTATTTCCAAACCCAGTTTACCCAGGAGGCGCCTTCATATGTGATGCTTGTAGGGAAATTGGCACTGGCTTTAGCTACCACTGCACAGAGTGTCAGATTGATCTACACAATCTTTGTGCTTTTTTGCCTACATCAGTCAATCACAGCTCTCATCACCATACTCTCGACCTGTGGTCGGGCTCTCCTTACAAAAACGAGGAATTCTTGTGTGATATTTGCCAAGATCCTGGTTCAAAGCAGTGGCTCTACAGGTGTAACTCCTGTCAATTTGACGCCCACATGAGCTGTGCCTTGGTTGATATCCAGTTCCAACACACCTCCAAGGTCCAAAAAAGGGAACGACAGCAACTGGGTAAGCCTTAA